The following is a genomic window from Theobroma cacao cultivar B97-61/B2 chromosome 10, Criollo_cocoa_genome_V2, whole genome shotgun sequence.
TGGTAATTATTCGTAACCAtctcttccaacaaattaCTTGCCTCATCAATCAATTTAGCCATTAAAGCTCCTCTCACAGTAGCATTAATGGTAGTTTGAACATGACCACTCAAACCATTGTAGAATGTCAACACTTGAAGCCACTTTGAAAAACCATGATGAGGATAGCGCCAAAGTAATTCTTTGCATTTTATTGCATGAATGATGTGATATCATTCCTCATTTTCGTTGTCTTGGTCGGAGGAAAGAACTTTTGAGCAAGATCATCCCATGTTGTTATTGAACTAGTAGGGAGCGCATTCAACCATGACTtagctttatttctcaatgagaaaggaaaaagcctCAAACAAATTGCATCATCTGTGACACCATTATGTTTGAAAGTATCACATACCTCCAAGAAGTTTGATATATGGCCATTTGGATCATCATTTGGCAAACCCCCAAACTGCACTAAAGTTTGAATAATGGTGATGATGGCCGGCTTGATCTCAAAATTATTGGCTTGAATAGCTAGCGTTTAAATGCTTGATGGTATCCCTTGCACCAATGGGATAGCATAATCCCCTAAGCAACGATTTTTAGCTACTATGCACTCATGGATTTACTATTTATCCTGTTGATCAGCCATTGTATTTTTTTGAGCAAAAACTTGTTGATTTTCTAGTCGAAGTCTACAAAATGTTTTCTCAATTTCTAGATCACAAGGTATAATCTTCAAGCTTTTTGCTCCTCATACAATGACGGAACACACTTACataacaaagaaataaaacttaatattagcaaataataaagaaaacaaaatcccCGGCAATGGCTCTAAAaacttgttaaattttatgcaaGTGCACATTATCAcaaaacaagtaatatagtagaAGTAGAGTATTGTTCCGACAGggatttgtttctaaatttttactaGGTACTAAAAGTTTATaacaaatcaatcttatttaagtaactgatactaaaattttataatgaatcaatattatttaagtaattGAGATTTgcaaaaaaactaattaaaaaaattaatataaacaCTGAAATAActagtaaaaattaaatatatttgacAAAGATAATAACTGaaaacctaagattatgggttcattcaacacttcatctgatACTAGTTTCTCTAATTATTTACCTTCttgggtggttttactaacctagatCCAAAATTATGTACAAGTCTTCGTCGAGatgcttgcacaaatacctaacttcaTTAGTCCATTGTATGTCTATAGAAATCAATTAAATCAAGTTCAATAAGCTAGTGTCTTAATTTAGCTACGTATGGCAATTGGCGTATGCCTACCCGAATCACGAATCAGATTACCTAAATGGCATGAGCATTcactattcaaatcttagtctaatctaaaatctctctgtcgaatttcaattagattcacaaatcaattaattgttgatcaggcaattaaaggcattaataatatatttgaataagcaaaactataccaattcatgataaataaaggagaaactaatattcaaactacatgttgaaacccaccataatcctaggaaaacaaattagttcataatatctaagtaaaataatatccaaagaaatttagccatgaatttaaaccaagaaaataagtatAACACTAAAGAGAGAAATCAACTAATATTGAAGCGTTATTGATCTCGAATCTCTCTCAATTGCTCTTGATCTCTTGCTTGATTCTTAGCTCAAAATCTCTAAAAAAGTTATTTccattctctctttaaaatcCTCTAAAAAAGTCCTTTAAATAAGCGTAAGGTGCCCTAATTTCCAAATTTccatcaaaataatttttatggaATAAGCCTCAGTGAAAGCTACGGTCCTTAAGTGTTTTGCCTTAAAACCTGACTGCACAAGCCTTTCAATGTCGTGGCTCTCATTTTAAGCGTCGTAGCCCTCAAGTATTctgtttttcatttctcttctATTATAGTGCTTTCTTTTTTACCCAAACTTTTACCACCTTCCACTAGGAACTGAGCAAAGGTATTAAATAGtaaagttgtagcccttccTCTCAGCTTTCCAttggtctaagaatcacctCATTTGGAGTTTGGTAGAGAAAGTTATTGTTAAAGATTGTAACATGCTCAACAAATTTTGTATCTAATTATCTTGCATATGTCACTTCCATGATGTTCTTTACACTTGAGAACCTTCAAAATTGAGactaaatcaataatttttcaaattaagatTATTGAACTAAAAATgaactcaaattaattaaattaaaaataattcaaatgcagtaaactaaataaagaaaaatataaaaaaaactatttaaatTAACTTACAAATACAAGGACTTAGCTATTTTGCTAACCAAAATTTGgtaaaataactctatatcatagagttatcaactGTGTTTCTTGTATTTTGGAGATTCTTTTATCTTTGTCAATAAGTCAACGCATGTAAAATAGTTTACTATTCACTCATTGGATAAAGTCCTTGGATAACCTTATGTTTTGCAAAGAGATTGTAAAGAGTTACTATTATGAGACTCGTGTGCATCAAAGCATATATCCTAAACTTTCTTAGCCATTGCATTATAGAGACCGGGGCATCTATAATGCTCAAAGGTCAGCAAATATTATGTTCCTCACTTATGTGGGCAATCAATCTCATGATTGCTAGTATAGGGATACTTAGAACAAGCGTATGGGTGCTTGTTCAAGctagaacaagttcactgaacatgacccgatAAGAGAATTCCATTTGGTATCTCACTTAAGTATTTACAGGGATAATTCTCTAGTGACAGTTGCATAAATGATTCTTAGACTTGTGACACCATTGTTATCTTGTATAAAGAGTGTTATATTTTGATTCCATCTCTCTGGGTCTTAATCAAATATGCCTAAAAAGGATGTTGTGGGGTATAGCATGAATTATATGGAGGTATATGAATTGTTTAGAGAAGAATCATCACCCTAAGTGATAAGCAATGGGAAGTATCTCGTAGACTAGTTGACTTGTATTTGCTCTTATGCAAATCCTTAGCCAAGGTAAAATgagtattaaaaaaaaatgagttttcaTGGAATCTTCGTTAAGCGAATTTCAAGGTCAATAACATCAATGGAAAGACATAAAGAGTAGACATTGAGCCATGCTCTTTACTCATTTCGGGATACATAATGATGGGATTgaattacatagataaacaatGCATTAACTAGGTTGGTCAAACCACATTTACCTTTCTAATAATTGGGAGCCATAATGTGTTGCTAGACACCAATCTTGATTTATGAGTATAGATTgatcaattaaagaattaaggATTAATTAAATCGAGATTTGATTAATCTAATTCTAAATACGATTTAGGATTACAATTATACTCATTGCCAACATAATTAGAAACCTAATGGGTTACACATATAAGGTGAATTGtcgaaattaatttaagttcaaTTAGATGTGatcttattaattttatagaaGCTTAATTCGATTAAGCATTGGGCAAAGTTACACATAAGTCTGAAAGTTAattaaacttatttaattaaacaaagaTACAATTGGGCTCAGTTAGCCCAAGACATTTTTTAATCCTTATAGGATATGAAATAGGTTAATTTACTCTATAAAAGGATCCTTTAACCACCTTTTGGATGTACGAAAGAgttctaaattttaatttcttatgtACTGAGATAGAATCAcaaccaaaagaaagaaacacaaAGGAGCTTAAAATTGAGAGTTTGCTAGTACAAACTTTGACTCACACACTTTTAGTGAAGAGATTTCGATAAATCACTGTGTGGATCCCTATTAGAGGCAAGACAATTGTATTACTATGGTTTGATAAGTCCTAGTGGGTCTACAAGAAGTCAAAACGAAAAACTAAGGACTCCACCAAAAGAAAGCAGACATCAAATTTTCAAGTATATGTCGAAATCCTTATCTTGTAATTTTTCTAgattaatttcaattaaagtgatttataactttagtgattaaaaatttgtatattCCGCTACATATGATCTGCCTTAACATGATTTGAATCCCAACACCTATGATGGCAATCTGATACATGTGAGCAGCTAGAGTTCTTACgatcaacaagaaaaagaagcggAGAAATTAGGAGAAGGTCGAGGTAATGGGATGAACAATTTGGGGGAAAAATATGTAACTTTCCCTTTGCAAAAAGTAAGTTACTTTCCTTTGCGAAGGAAAGGAATGACATTCCCTTCTCTCATTATAATCACATTACAATGAGATCACCTTACCATTTACTTTATACAAACCAAACATTATAATATGATTATACCCAATTATATTGCAGAGAATGTCCCCTACTTACAACATACCAAACACCCCCTTAAAGTGAATGAAATTTGCATTTGaatgcaaaaaaataaaataaagacaGCACTAGAGCATTGAATTCATTGGTTGAGGCATGTTTCCCTACCTAAAGAGTAGAATTTGAATATCtcttcttcaattttaaagaaaaaaaaaataaggaagGACCATAGGGTTTTATAACAatgttattttcaaaaaaaaaaaaaggtcgaaaataaaacaaaacctGAGGGGACAACTTTCCGGATGAACCTTCTATGGCTTGTCACGCTTCAATCATTCTGGCTTTGTGATCAaattcactttttcttttcatgtcTGATGGCTTATAAAGATAGCGGTCCCCGTTGTCTCTTGCCGTTGACATTCTTTGTCCCTTCCATTTGAGTTTGTTTTCTTATAGCTTAATTATTACAGTGACTTGTGCTTATCCACCTCAGACTTTTGCTTACAAGGAAAGGCAAGGTGGCAACATTACAAATGTgaaaaagcaataaaataaaataatctgGCAACAACTGAAGCTAACTGGAAGTAGAGAATATGAGCTGACAAGAGTGCCCAAAGCAAAGATTATGACACCGTAGAATCTGCAATCTTGGCAGCAAGTGGGCAATACGCAGTGAGCACCATAAAGTCCTCACATGGAACCTAAAGCAAAGATCATAACAGAATCAGAAAGAGATCAGCTCTGTGAGACCCACCCACCAGCGGCAGGTATGGAGAATCCAAATGAATAATTCATGAACTGAATACAGAATAGGACAAGAGAGAGCTACCACCTCATTCACCAATTTAAACTAGCGCTAGTTTTACAACCGAGCTAACAAAACTGCTAGAAACCAGCTACTGctgaagaaaggaaaaaggataCGACGAAATTTGACTTTTGATATATTTACAGTAAACCAAAAAAAGCAGGAGCTCTAGTGGAATCATAGTTTCCAACTTTTGTTAGATACATCAACAAACTGATTCGACTCAACTCAGATTCTTAACAACCATGAttattcaaggatttgatggGCTTTCTACACGCTTGCTTCTTGAGTCTTTAATGGCTTGATCACCTTCAGCTATTTGGGACATGTTCTCCCCCACTTCAGCTCCATTGCCCCCAGACGCAAAAGAATTTTCTTGAATCGGGCCCATCCCACCGTTGTCATGGGCTCTTGACGGAAACCCATGCCCTCTCAACAAACAGTTGCAAGAATGTGTATTGAAGGACTCCATGCCAAAATGAGATCGAATGGCTGAACTGAACAAGGGTTGCATCAAGCGCTTCTTTTCGGGAAATTCCCGCAGTGACATTCGGCAAACAGGACATGTAGAATGCTGTTGTAGCCATATATCTATGCATGTTATATGGAAGGAGTGCCCACAATAGGGGAGGATTCGCAAGACATCTTCACTGTGGTATTCGGAAAGGCAAACTGTGCACCTGCCACACATAGCAATTGACATTTTTAGTAGCTGgattttgataaattatgaGGCTAGAAGCAATTTTctgacaagaaaatatgtaCAAAATCCCAGAGCACACAAACTATTGATGATATAAATAAGAATTGCTCATCTTCCCTTCAAATTCAgaatatttcaaaagaaaaacacctaTCCACAGAGAGAGGAAATAagatatgtaaattttaaatcaacaAAGCAAGGTCGGAGACGCAAGAACACTTCCAAATGCAAAATTAGACATATATACTATAGTTAGGAATTATCAGAAGAAACATAGAGCAAAAATGATTTCTCAAATCACGAGAGATCCTTTGAAGTTGGCTCATCAGACATCTTTGAGGGATGACAAGATCCATTAATATCAGAGAAACAGTAACAGCTTCACTTGCTTTCTGGCTCCATCCCTACCTAATATGGAACCTCAAGGCAGAAGTTTGTCATGTGTGTTTTTTAGCAGTTGTATCATAGAACTCAATACCTAGTAACAAAGAATTTAACTGCAGTAAGGATTTCTTTTGGATTAAATAAATCACCAATGTGGATGTTCCACTAGATCCAGTGATGTGGCACAGGATAGGAAAGAGGGGAAATAGATAAGAAATTGATATCACACAGAAGGGAAGAAACCAAGGAAAATGACAGAGAAAGAACAGGGAAGCAAATGAGAGAACCAAGAGGGACATATCATCGATCCATAGTATCTCCATTAGCCAAAAGCCActa
Proteins encoded in this region:
- the LOC18586774 gene encoding RING-H2 finger protein ATL32; this encodes MISAGINLVMTVIGFTVSTMFIVFVCTRLVCARIQLNASRRSFPVASRSDLSILERGFHGLEPVVVANFPTKKYSDECFLATEDAQCTVCLSEYHSEDVLRILPYCGHSFHITCIDIWLQQHSTCPVCRMSLREFPEKKRLMQPLFSSAIRSHFGMESFNTHSCNCLLRGHGFPSRAHDNGGMGPIQENSFASGGNGAEVGENMSQIAEGDQAIKDSRSKRVESPSNP